The nucleotide sequence TTTTGGATCATTCTGGAATGGACAAAGTTGAACTGTAAGAAGTGTGAAAATACCAATTCACAAAAGTGAAAGTATCTCCATGCATGATTTGAATAAAGTCTATCAATATAGTTTGCAGGGGGTGCCTTGCTCCTGTATCTACATTGGGTTGTGAAGCTGGGAGAATATCTTGTCATCCTGCCGTCTCAAGTAGTTTATCAAGATAGAGGTTTTCCCTGAAGTGCCAAAATCTGGCCCACTGCAGTTACTTCTAGGCCCCAACTCAGGCTATATTTACTATAAGGATCTTTCTATGCCACTAGTTTTATCTGGACATTTAGAATAGTATTATCACCCTTTTTGTACAATTTGGATACCCCTTACAGCGGCACACTTGCTATGTATTACTACGTTCTTCAGAACTATATGGTGGTGGTTATATTTGCATGATGGAAAGTTATGGCACCTATTAAGGACCATTTCATGGTGGGTGATACATTCTCTTACCCTCCCCCTTAATTGTAAACCTGAActgtgtgctgttgttttttttttccttttatgtagAGGATTCCTTATGGACAAGTGCTAAGATTAAAAGTGTAGGAGAAACAGTCGGGTTGCTCCTTCTACAGGCTTGGTCTTAGTTCCTGATCCTAATGTAGCTCAGCTTTTGGAGCTCTTTTAAGTGTTCTCCAAGGGGCTGAAGGTTTGGCCATAATTTATGATGTGGGGTGATATTTGTAGTTACAAGATTTGTATTAGCAGGGCCCTGCTCTACTGCACCGTGTCTGCCACCCTAAGCAGGTGCCCTCCAATTCCCTTCTTCAGGTTATATACTTCCCTGACCCGAGTAGCCCCATGGCAAGATCCTGCAAAAGCAACCCTGGGGGTAGCCCAGCTTCGACCTTTCCCCTATCCCAGACGGAACCAGGGTACCAGCCTCCGCCGTTCATTTCCCTTCATATCACCGCCACGGACAGGTAGCGACCCGTGGAAGGTTAAgtcccttttccagctctggggtggaaatctgttttgcatttgaaaaCTGCCCAGAGATGAAGGAACGCCGTTTCCCACTCTTCTGCCTTCTGCAACTGACATGGGATGTACGCTGAGTCAGGTGGATCGTtacggtagccgtgttggtctaccatagtcatcaaaacaaaataaaaaataaaatttccttccagtagcaccttagagaccaactaagtttgttcttggtatgcgacCGGAACTCGTTTTGCTGGCAGTGCAAAGTGGGCCACTGGCAGGAAGGGACAAGCTAGTGGGTGGGTGAATATGCAGCTACCGCCCAGCATCATATGGGATGGTTAAGGAGAGCACTAACTATATATATAGTCACATCGGGTGTTTTCAGTTTAGGAAGTGAGCtacattgcagggctgttgtaagccACTCCCGCCCCTTACGCTGAGATAAATGAGAGGCCGGAGCAGACCTTTGGCCGCGGGGGCGGGTGGTAGAAAGCAGCGGGAGCAGCTCCGGAGAGACGATCAATTCACGACTCATTTGAGCAGTTTGGTGCCGCCTCCCTCTTTTCAACCTGCTGTCTGCGAAAGGAGTGACGCTACCGGGTACAGCCGAATGGCTTGACGTAACCGCCCCGCCCAGCCAACCAGCGGACGCTTCCCCACGCGTGCGCACTGGCGCCCGATGACGTAATCCCCCACTTACGCAAAGGCTAGGCTCGCCCCCTAGAGGCTTCTTTTTAGTAAGGTGCATGTGCGCACTTTCGGAGGAGGGGAACCGCCAAACCAAAGGCTGCCGCCGTCTCCCTGGAATTTCAGGTCCGGCTCGGATTTTTATGTTGACGACCTACAACTTGCAATACCTACTACGATATGGGTGGGGAAAGTGACCAAGGGCAGAGTTTTCAATAACAGGGCAATGCAATGCCTGCCGGCCTTTGCAGAAAATGGAGCGCAAATCAGAGAGGAAAGAGCTCCTTTGAAATGATTGACACGCCCACCTCCAGAAAACTCCGTAACGACAGAAAATTAAGCGGGTGGAATGCGCATCCCTCCCCCCACGCACAAGCAAGCTACACCTCCCCCTGCCTGGTACCCAGCCTCCTCCACCCTATAGCCCCACCCCATTATCTCCGGTTAATCCCACTAGGGccacctttttcctcccttcAGCGCGAGTCAATTCTAACGCCCCCATTTCCCACCCTCCCAAGCAATTTTCATTTGCCTCTTGCCCACTTAAAACACACGGAGGAAGCAGCAgtgaaaaaaaaaagcattttaaacgGTTTATTGAACAAAAAAACACAAGTGCGGAGGGGAAAGGATACCGAAGGCAAGACACCTTTGAAGGCAGTATGATGATCTTCCAGGAGATCCCCCCTCCGATCCCCACCTTCCCTAGAACTAAGCATCTCGCCCGGTAATGACTGTGCAGGCCTctcaaaggcaaaaacaaaaaggcaCCCCGCCACAACCCCACTTGGTCCCAACCGCTCCctatttctcccctccctccctgcatcccGAGAAGcgcctttttaaagggaaaagcccAGGTGCCCTTGCAAAGCCAATTGGGCCGTTGCCATGGCGCCGCAGCGGCATCCGAGGGGCGGCCACGACGGGCGGGCAAACTTTCGGAAGGCAGCCAAAACGCCTCCGTGAGCATGGAGAACCAGGGGCAAGCAGGGAAACAGAGTCGCCTATCCTCCATATttgtcgggggaggggggggtaggAAGCATTAAAATATTcccaagaattaaaaaaaaaaattcagaaccCCGCACAAGCCCTCAACAGTCATCCCCcccttattaaaaaataaagggcTGGGGCGAATAACGTATTCCTCTTCCCTCCAAGGAACCGGCGGCGCGCCTCCAACCCAggccccccctcaccccccccccaagaaaaagctACAGAAACGAAACCGGGTAACATGGCTGTGCTGAGAGCAATAAGTCATACAATGTCTTGAGGCTCCACAAGTCCAGGGCAGGGCAGCCAACCAGGGCCCCCCTTGCCCTCTCCATCTCCGCCTCATTTCCTGCTCTTGAGCGCCTTGGGCTTGGCCGTCTTCTTCACCTTCTTGGGGCTGGGCGAGGCGACAGTCTTCTTGGCGGCCTTCTTGGCTTTCACCTTGTCCTTCTTGGCGGCGCCCCCGCCGGCGCCTTTCTTGTGCGACTTCTTCTCCAGCTTTTTGCTTTTGGCCACGGGCTTCTTCTCGACCTTGCGCGACGCGGGCACGGCCACCGCCTTCTTGTGCGACTTGGCGTGCGAGGCGCCCCCGCCGCCGCCTGCTCCTCCGGCGCCCCCTTCTCCGCCCTCCAGCTTCTTCCTGTTGAGCTTGAAGGAGCCGTTGGCGCCCGTGCCCTTCACCTGCAGCAAGGTGTCGTTCTGCACCAGCGCCTTGATGGAGTACTTGAGGTAGGTGCGCCCGTTCTGCTGGTCAAACCAGGCCACTTTCTTAGCTTCGTTGTAGATCTTGGCCAGCGACGAGCCGTTGCGCTCGCCCAGCTTGCGGATCGCCTCCACCACCAGCTGGCTGTACTTGCCCGGctggttcttcttcttgttattctttttcttcttggatGGCGACAACACCgacccaccgccgccgccgcctttggCTTTCTTGGCGGCGCCTTTCTTCTCCGGAGCCAGGGGCGCCTCTTCCGCCTCGGTCAGGGGGAGGTCGGCTTCTTCCAGCTCAACAGACATGCCGGATAAAGCGGGACGGCGCTCTTCGCAAGAGAAAAAGACCAGGCTCGGTGGTACTCGTGTGCGCGCTCGGGaaacagcggcggcggcagcaaacGCGGTAGCCGAGCACAGCTCGCCTCTGCTACGCCCGAGAGAAAGCAGTCTGCCTGGGCGGGCTTCGCCGCAGCTCTTTATATGCGCGAGGAGCGGACCACGTTGAGAACAACAACAGGCAGCGAGGAGGCCGGCTCCAAGTTGTGCTTTTTGTGGCCCCTTCGGCGAGCTCTCCCACCCGCGTCCGGCGGCCTAGGGGCGGGCTGCCGGCGCCAGCGGCTGCTCCCGACGGTGCCTGACGGAGCTGCCCGGGCGCCGCAGTCTCCCGGGGCTGGGAAAGGTTCCCTGGAGGCGATTTTAAGGGCGCACCCTATGCTGGGGGAAGGCAGAGGATGGGGGCGCCCTGTATGGAGGGCTCTGGGACCCCCCGAGGGATCCGCACGGCACGGCCAACACGCGGACCCGGTAGAGAAGAGGGCGCGGCGTGCCGCTGGCCGGTCGTGGGTCACCGGCGACCCTCGGGGGGATGACTAGCCCAGGGTTAATTTGTTGCAACTAACACACTGGACGCCCTCACGTGGTCGGCTGCAGCAGCAACGGAGCTGTGGAGCTCATTCCAGGGGGGTCCCCGCCCGATCTGGAGGGGCCGTGACTCAAGGGGTTGCGGGGCTCAGAGAGGGCAGGATTTGGCCGCCCAGGGATCCTCGGTTGTAGGGCGGCAGCACCTTCCAGTTTGGGCTAGAGGGGGTTGCaagacctccccccacccacgCAGGCACTCCCGACGGAGGCGCGTTTGGTCCCCAGTATGAAGTGGTATGGAAAGGCAAAGAAAGGGGCGCTGCTATTTTTGCAGCTTTTGGGGCGCGATGTATATTTACGATAGGAAATATCCAAATTGGTGAAACAACCGATGAAGCGATGGTCGGGGGGGGGCCTCTTCTTGAACAGCCAGGTGGAAGAGCCCGCAGAGAAGGCGTTGGGTGTCCACTCACTTTATTGCTTTTGagtttgtatatatttatatttgcgAGTTCATTATATCAGCCTCGGTAACTCCTGTTAGATGGGGTTGGGGTGGCCATGTCTCAACTTGGGCTTCGTGCGGGAAAATGAATATGG is from Lacerta agilis isolate rLacAgi1 chromosome 2, rLacAgi1.pri, whole genome shotgun sequence and encodes:
- the LOC117041812 gene encoding histone H1x encodes the protein MSVELEEADLPLTEAEEAPLAPEKKGAAKKAKGGGGGGSVLSPSKKKKNNKKKNQPGKYSQLVVEAIRKLGERNGSSLAKIYNEAKKVAWFDQQNGRTYLKYSIKALVQNDTLLQVKGTGANGSFKLNRKKLEGGEGGAGGAGGGGGASHAKSHKKAVAVPASRKVEKKPVAKSKKLEKKSHKKGAGGGAAKKDKVKAKKAAKKTVASPSPKKVKKTAKPKALKSRK